One Candidatus Palauibacter soopunensis DNA window includes the following coding sequences:
- a CDS encoding nuclear transport factor 2 family protein: MTKFCLCLTAWVGLGCGTDAAPLTETHAAAIRDSVAAAMREFRDLGTAADWEAVGDFYSDSPAFRFYENGELRYESADDVRAALEALGQGTQITTEYSDTDIEPLAPGLAHVRARFESTFTGADGSAFGFGGAVTLIWAHETGGWRILSGHSSAPVPRGG; encoded by the coding sequence GTGACGAAGTTCTGCTTGTGCCTCACGGCATGGGTGGGCCTGGGGTGCGGGACCGACGCCGCGCCGTTGACGGAGACACACGCCGCCGCGATCCGCGACAGCGTGGCGGCGGCGATGCGGGAGTTCCGAGACCTCGGGACGGCGGCCGACTGGGAGGCCGTCGGCGACTTCTACTCGGACTCGCCCGCGTTCCGCTTCTACGAGAATGGGGAACTGCGTTACGAGTCGGCCGACGACGTGCGCGCCGCCCTGGAGGCCCTCGGCCAGGGGACGCAGATCACGACGGAGTACTCCGATACGGACATCGAACCGCTGGCGCCGGGACTCGCACACGTCCGCGCACGCTTCGAGAGCACCTTCACGGGCGCCGACGGGTCCGCCTTCGGTTTCGGCGGAGCCGTGACGTTGATCTGGGCGCACGAGACCGGAGGCTGGCGCATCCTCAGCGGCCACTCCTCGGCTCCGGTTCCTCGCGGAGGGTAG
- a CDS encoding DUF3224 domain-containing protein — protein sequence MARAVASFEVTGWDQGEPESGDGGPTLSHATVLKRFSGDLAAESEARLLMCQADVADITAGAGYIAREVVRGALGGREGTFVMQHWGLSASGREQTGGQIVPGSATGDLKGLTGSVEIAVDGDGAHTLTIDYELPDA from the coding sequence ATGGCGCGCGCGGTTGCCTCCTTCGAGGTCACCGGGTGGGACCAGGGTGAGCCCGAGTCCGGCGACGGGGGGCCGACCCTCTCGCACGCCACCGTCCTGAAGCGGTTCAGCGGGGACCTCGCGGCCGAGAGCGAGGCCCGGCTCCTCATGTGTCAGGCGGATGTGGCGGATATCACCGCGGGAGCGGGCTACATCGCGCGCGAGGTCGTGCGGGGAGCGCTCGGCGGACGGGAGGGCACGTTCGTGATGCAGCACTGGGGGCTGAGCGCGAGTGGCCGCGAGCAGACAGGTGGACAGATCGTGCCGGGCTCGGCGACCGGCGATCTGAAGGGACTCACGGGTTCCGTCGAGATCGCCGTCGACGGCGACGGAGCGCACACGCTGACGATCGACTACGAACTTCCGGACGCGTGA
- a CDS encoding tetratricopeptide repeat protein, protein MSDTTPPASGDAPRDAVESLIRRGMAARREDRPDEAMRHMKAAVALARFGGDPLALARALHGQANVERDLGRLDAALQLYLEAVPLCRRGDDPLVLAHTVRHLGDVLRKLGDLGAAGRCYAEALTVYRADPDAPPLDVANAVRPAAILCEALGEAGEARTLWREAGELYGRAGVAAGVSESAAHLERLG, encoded by the coding sequence ATGTCCGACACGACTCCCCCGGCAAGCGGAGACGCGCCCCGCGACGCCGTCGAGTCGCTCATCCGGCGGGGGATGGCCGCGCGGCGCGAGGACCGGCCGGACGAGGCGATGCGGCACATGAAGGCGGCCGTGGCGCTCGCCCGCTTCGGCGGGGATCCGCTCGCGCTCGCCCGCGCCCTTCACGGACAGGCAAACGTCGAACGCGACCTGGGACGGCTCGATGCCGCCCTCCAGCTGTACCTCGAAGCCGTCCCGCTCTGCCGGCGGGGGGACGACCCGCTCGTCCTCGCCCACACCGTGCGCCACCTGGGGGATGTCCTCCGGAAACTGGGCGATCTCGGGGCGGCGGGCCGGTGCTATGCGGAGGCGCTGACCGTGTACCGGGCGGACCCGGACGCCCCGCCGCTCGATGTGGCCAATGCCGTGCGGCCCGCGGCCATCCTGTGCGAGGCGCTGGGCGAGGCCGGTGAGGCCCGGACGCTGTGGCGCGAGGCCGGCGAGCTGTACGGCCGGGCCGGCGTCGCGGCCGGCGTGTCCGAGAGCGCGGCCCACCTCGAACGGCTCGGCTGA
- a CDS encoding DoxX family protein, producing MNREPDTGETLAPKSWAAFVARTILGLIFFMAGFWKVFELGAVQHARGLFVEAYADTFLPAWSLWAAGVAIPFIELACGALMLVGWRRRIAALGLGGVLILVTFGHLLAEPLYVFSAHVIPRTLLLVLALILFEDDRLSLDARLARRTASG from the coding sequence ATGAACCGGGAACCTGACACGGGGGAGACGCTCGCGCCGAAGAGCTGGGCCGCGTTCGTGGCCCGGACGATCCTCGGCCTCATCTTCTTCATGGCCGGGTTCTGGAAGGTGTTCGAACTCGGGGCCGTCCAGCACGCGCGGGGCCTGTTCGTGGAGGCCTACGCCGACACGTTCCTCCCCGCCTGGTCGCTGTGGGCCGCCGGGGTCGCGATCCCCTTCATCGAACTGGCCTGCGGGGCGCTGATGCTGGTGGGATGGCGGCGCCGGATCGCCGCGCTGGGGCTGGGCGGGGTCCTCATCCTCGTCACCTTCGGACACCTGCTCGCCGAACCGCTCTACGTCTTCAGCGCGCACGTCATCCCGCGCACGCTCCTGCTCGTCCTCGCGCTCATCCTGTTCGAGGACGACCGCCTCAGCCTCGACGCCCGACTCGCCCGCCGCACCGCCTCAGGTTGA
- a CDS encoding prolyl oligopeptidase family serine peptidase, translated as MMRIFRSFPVLFALASVGAAPPPLAAQDEEEKAGLDISQGYILPDATVQDLFATDPNYATLDHISPDGDHFVVPLSTELSTLAEVGEETLRLGMLELRARADRPWHLDIYGLYGFRFYSLSERAYIDVDLPEGTYVSDLMWSPDGSRLAFLAHLEERTEVWIADASDGSVTPAGDARVIATIGTSSRGQGSAPSRMLQWTPSGSVLTLAAPADRGSPPPAPALPSGPTIRHTRAEATPTRTMPFLLEDEHGADLFEYYTRSQIVELAPGRSPRAVGEPGMYESLSSSPDGRHVIATRLTRPFSYIASYTSFPRVTEVIDLESGDVLATLEERELREGARGGGGTGGDPRDWTWRPDGSGISYLQRAEAEDGEDEDDDRPDRIMLRRAPFGDGDAEVVATSDDRISGVTYSADGRHAFADVRRDGDAALVHYALGGGEPEGHTLVAFHDPGDAVELPGDLLTARTGNGLEYAWVSADGTSAYLRGDGWKEDFRPQPFVDRLWIPDGATERLFEGSRDSFDRPLVPLDADLERMVVSREGKNTFPDSHLWTRDGGMENLTRNVDPFPQLTAARRIDFEFTRRDGLEIQGRVSLPVDYVDGTRVPAVFWTYPREYRSEDDFDNATIRARNHNAYTNLTWLRWSDIWLTQGYAIVYPDIPIVGENYNDYYISNMVDGMYAAIRAVDALGVVDMDRIGHGGHSYGAFATANFLAHTPFFKAGIAGDGAYNRSLTPMGFQAEPRDIWEAPHVYMEMSPFFKADQINTPLLLYHGADDNNSGTYPIQSRRMIQALTGLGKTAALFEYPFESHTPRAIENNLDMWARWIDWFDRYVKGAGKDDARTATDSP; from the coding sequence ATGATGAGGATCTTCCGCAGTTTCCCCGTCCTCTTCGCTCTGGCGTCGGTTGGCGCGGCGCCTCCGCCGCTGGCCGCTCAGGATGAGGAGGAGAAGGCCGGACTCGACATCTCGCAGGGGTACATCCTGCCCGATGCGACGGTGCAGGATCTCTTCGCGACCGACCCCAACTACGCGACGCTGGACCACATCAGTCCGGACGGCGATCACTTCGTCGTGCCGCTCTCCACGGAGCTGTCGACGCTGGCCGAGGTGGGGGAGGAGACGCTGCGCCTCGGGATGCTGGAGCTCCGGGCGCGCGCCGACCGCCCGTGGCATCTCGACATCTACGGACTGTACGGCTTCCGCTTCTATTCGCTGAGCGAGCGCGCCTATATCGACGTCGACTTGCCGGAGGGGACCTACGTGAGCGACCTCATGTGGTCGCCGGACGGGTCGCGGCTCGCGTTCCTCGCCCACCTCGAGGAGCGCACGGAGGTCTGGATCGCGGACGCGAGCGACGGGAGCGTGACGCCGGCGGGCGACGCGCGGGTCATCGCGACGATCGGGACCTCGTCGCGCGGCCAGGGATCGGCGCCTTCGCGCATGCTGCAGTGGACGCCCTCGGGCTCGGTCCTCACCCTCGCGGCGCCGGCGGACCGTGGATCCCCGCCGCCGGCTCCGGCCCTGCCGTCGGGACCGACGATCCGTCACACGCGGGCGGAAGCGACGCCGACGCGCACGATGCCCTTCCTGCTGGAGGACGAGCACGGCGCGGACCTGTTCGAGTACTACACGCGCAGCCAGATCGTGGAATTGGCGCCCGGCCGGTCCCCGCGGGCCGTCGGTGAGCCGGGCATGTACGAGTCGCTGTCGTCGAGTCCCGACGGGCGGCACGTGATCGCCACCCGCCTCACGCGTCCCTTCTCCTACATCGCGAGCTACACCAGCTTCCCACGGGTCACCGAGGTCATCGACCTGGAGAGCGGCGACGTGCTCGCCACGCTGGAGGAACGCGAACTGCGGGAAGGCGCGCGCGGCGGCGGCGGAACGGGCGGGGACCCGCGCGACTGGACGTGGCGTCCGGACGGGAGCGGGATCTCCTACCTGCAGCGCGCGGAGGCCGAGGACGGGGAAGACGAGGACGACGACCGCCCCGACCGCATCATGCTGCGGCGCGCCCCGTTCGGCGACGGCGATGCGGAGGTCGTGGCGACGAGCGATGACCGGATCTCGGGCGTCACCTACTCCGCGGACGGGCGCCACGCCTTCGCCGACGTGCGGCGGGATGGCGATGCCGCGCTTGTACACTACGCGCTGGGGGGCGGCGAGCCGGAGGGACACACGCTCGTCGCGTTCCACGACCCGGGCGACGCGGTCGAGTTGCCGGGCGATCTTCTCACGGCCCGCACCGGGAACGGGCTGGAGTACGCGTGGGTGTCGGCGGACGGGACGAGCGCCTACCTGCGCGGCGACGGGTGGAAGGAGGACTTCCGGCCGCAGCCGTTCGTCGACCGGCTATGGATCCCCGACGGGGCCACGGAGCGCTTGTTCGAGGGGTCGCGGGACAGCTTCGACCGGCCGCTCGTCCCGCTCGACGCCGATCTCGAGCGCATGGTCGTGAGCCGGGAAGGGAAGAACACGTTCCCGGACAGCCACCTGTGGACCCGTGACGGCGGGATGGAGAACCTGACGCGGAACGTGGATCCGTTCCCGCAACTCACCGCCGCGCGGCGCATCGACTTCGAGTTCACGCGCCGGGATGGGCTGGAGATCCAGGGGCGGGTGTCGCTCCCCGTCGATTACGTCGACGGCACGCGGGTGCCCGCCGTCTTCTGGACCTATCCCCGCGAGTACCGGAGCGAGGACGACTTCGACAACGCGACGATCCGCGCGCGCAACCACAACGCGTACACGAACCTGACCTGGCTGCGCTGGTCCGACATCTGGCTCACGCAGGGGTATGCGATCGTCTATCCCGACATCCCGATCGTCGGCGAGAACTACAACGACTACTACATCTCGAACATGGTCGACGGGATGTACGCGGCGATCCGCGCGGTGGACGCGCTCGGCGTCGTCGACATGGACCGGATCGGGCACGGCGGCCACAGCTACGGCGCCTTCGCGACCGCGAACTTCCTCGCGCACACGCCCTTCTTCAAGGCGGGGATCGCGGGGGACGGCGCCTACAACCGCTCGCTCACGCCGATGGGCTTCCAGGCCGAGCCGCGGGACATCTGGGAGGCGCCGCACGTGTACATGGAGATGTCCCCGTTCTTCAAGGCGGACCAGATCAACACCCCGCTCCTCCTCTACCACGGGGCGGATGACAACAACTCCGGCACCTATCCCATCCAGTCGAGGCGCATGATCCAGGCGCTCACCGGGCTCGGGAAGACGGCGGCGCTGTTCGAGTATCCCTTCGAGTCGCACACGCCGCGCGCAATCGAGAACAACCTCGACATGTGGGCCCGCTGGATCGACTGGTTCGACCGCTACGTGAAGGGCGCCGGGAAAGACGACGCGCGCACGGCGACCGATTCGCCGTGA
- a CDS encoding FG-GAP-like repeat-containing protein has translation MNCPVFRIAPRFRAAAGVCALLATVAACGPADFSAPAQPEAWTEVPGARWRPLAVEGGGVGFTPVPPSWSGVDFGNALTDSSFLENQMRGNGSGVAAGDVNGDGRPDLYLARLEGPNALYINLGDWRFVETAAEGGVAAADRFSTGATLVDVDGDGDLDLLLTSIEGPKSLFLNDGTGRFAETPEAGLLDSRGGMSSALADVDGDGDLDLYLTRYKSRSVLDLFPGDEVAFPNTVRRTGREFEVVERFADHYELAWRADGVVRLERGEADELYLNEFNEDGGDGGGFRHAPFSSGAFLDADGAPLEAAPTEWGLAARFGDLDADGDPDLYVANDLHSPDRLWINRGDGTFRPPPPHALPTTSASSMAVDFSDVDRDGDADVFVLDMLARDSRSRKTQDPVSRVEHTPPGEAAGAQQVNRNTLLASRGDGTWAEIGRQARVEASGWSWSALFLDVDLDGFEDLLIPNGHIRDLMDADTQISIREAGLSGERASTLLYRPLPLHNVAFRNLGGAGFEEVGRAWGVAPEPDVSHGAALADFDGDGDLDAVVNRLDRPALLLRNDAAAPRLAVRVRGMAPNTAGVGASVWLEVPGLPRQTKEIAAGGGYLSGSEALVSFAMGDAAEGTLGVEWRGGGWAVVRVDGPNRLYEVFETGASEGAGTATPAPAPAPASAPWFEPDESFGPIHDEPPFAEAARQPLLPLRLSRMGPSVAWHDLDGDGDPDLLLGSGAGAAPVLFRNDGGRLVRVTLAGPRAPVDQAAVIPLPVADTARVLLGLSSYEAPPAEATQVPAVVSAAWPAGAMAGVAVTPLNRGVAPGSSGSVGPLAVADYDLDGRLDLFAGARVMPGGYPLSGLSRVFRGRPGGGFEEDRRDAAVFERLGMVTGAVFTDYDADGDPDLAVSVEWGPVRLLRNDRGRFTEVTEDVGLGERPGRWNGVSAGDFDGDGRPDLVAVSWGDNTEYRPTAGAPLELHFGDVDRNGTLDLVEAQRDERLGASAPLGALGRLAEHIPPVGGRIPTRAAYAEADVSEVLGAWPEGRLEAAELRHMVFLNRGDRFEAAPLPREAQQAPSLGVLVADANGDGREDLFLSQNFFATDEDTPRYDAGRGLWLEGDGRGGFRPVPGQESGVAAYGDQRGAAVADIDGDGRLDFVLGINGGAARLFRGVGTSPGLRVRVAGPAENRHGIGAVLRVVYADGLGPAREVRAGSGTGSHDDPLQILGLSGDPVAIEVRWPGGAVERIEVPPGTRAVTAGPP, from the coding sequence GTGAACTGCCCCGTTTTCCGGATCGCCCCGCGCTTCCGGGCCGCAGCCGGCGTGTGCGCGCTCCTTGCGACGGTCGCTGCCTGCGGCCCGGCGGACTTCTCCGCGCCCGCGCAGCCCGAGGCGTGGACGGAAGTGCCCGGCGCCCGCTGGCGGCCCCTCGCGGTGGAGGGCGGCGGTGTGGGGTTCACGCCCGTTCCGCCGTCGTGGTCCGGCGTGGACTTCGGCAACGCGCTCACGGACTCGAGCTTCCTCGAGAACCAGATGCGGGGCAACGGCTCGGGGGTTGCGGCGGGCGACGTGAACGGGGACGGGCGGCCCGACCTCTACCTGGCCCGTCTCGAGGGCCCGAACGCCCTCTACATCAACCTGGGGGACTGGCGTTTCGTCGAGACGGCCGCGGAGGGCGGCGTGGCGGCCGCAGACCGGTTCTCGACCGGCGCGACCCTCGTCGACGTGGATGGCGACGGCGACCTCGACCTCCTGCTCACCTCCATCGAGGGTCCGAAGTCTCTCTTCCTCAACGACGGGACGGGACGGTTCGCGGAGACGCCGGAGGCCGGACTCCTGGACTCGCGCGGGGGGATGTCGAGCGCGCTGGCCGATGTCGACGGAGACGGGGATCTCGACCTCTATCTCACGCGCTACAAGAGCCGCTCCGTCCTCGACCTCTTCCCCGGAGACGAGGTCGCCTTCCCGAACACGGTGCGGCGCACGGGACGGGAGTTCGAGGTCGTGGAGCGCTTCGCCGACCACTACGAGCTGGCGTGGCGGGCCGACGGTGTCGTGCGGCTCGAAAGGGGGGAGGCCGACGAACTCTACTTGAACGAGTTCAACGAAGACGGCGGCGACGGCGGCGGCTTCCGGCACGCGCCGTTCTCCTCCGGCGCCTTCCTCGACGCCGACGGCGCGCCGCTGGAGGCCGCCCCGACCGAGTGGGGGTTGGCGGCCCGCTTCGGGGATCTGGACGCCGACGGGGACCCGGACCTCTACGTGGCGAACGACCTGCACAGCCCGGACCGGCTGTGGATCAACCGGGGGGACGGAACCTTCCGCCCGCCGCCGCCCCACGCGCTGCCCACGACGAGCGCCTCCTCCATGGCGGTGGACTTCTCGGATGTCGACCGGGACGGCGACGCGGACGTCTTCGTGCTCGACATGCTGGCCCGCGACTCGCGGTCGAGGAAGACGCAGGACCCGGTGTCGCGCGTGGAGCACACGCCGCCCGGCGAGGCCGCCGGGGCGCAGCAGGTGAACCGCAATACGCTGCTCGCCAGCCGGGGGGACGGCACCTGGGCGGAGATCGGGCGCCAGGCGAGGGTCGAGGCGTCCGGGTGGTCGTGGTCGGCGCTCTTTCTCGACGTGGACCTGGATGGATTCGAGGATCTGCTCATTCCGAACGGCCACATCCGGGACCTCATGGACGCGGACACGCAGATCTCGATCCGGGAGGCCGGGCTCTCCGGCGAGCGCGCGTCCACCCTCCTGTACCGTCCGCTGCCGCTGCACAACGTGGCGTTCCGGAACCTGGGCGGGGCCGGGTTCGAGGAGGTGGGGCGCGCGTGGGGCGTGGCGCCGGAGCCGGACGTGTCGCACGGGGCGGCGCTGGCGGATTTCGACGGGGACGGGGACCTGGACGCGGTCGTGAACCGGCTCGACCGCCCGGCCCTGCTGCTGCGCAACGACGCTGCGGCGCCCCGGCTGGCCGTCCGCGTGCGGGGGATGGCGCCGAACACGGCCGGGGTCGGGGCGAGCGTGTGGCTGGAGGTTCCCGGGCTGCCGCGCCAGACGAAGGAGATCGCGGCGGGCGGCGGCTACCTCTCGGGTTCGGAAGCGCTCGTCTCATTCGCGATGGGGGACGCCGCCGAGGGCACGCTGGGCGTGGAGTGGCGCGGCGGCGGCTGGGCGGTCGTACGCGTCGATGGCCCGAACCGGCTGTACGAAGTGTTCGAAACGGGGGCGTCGGAGGGCGCCGGGACGGCGACGCCTGCGCCGGCACCCGCCCCTGCGTCGGCGCCGTGGTTCGAACCGGACGAGAGCTTCGGGCCGATCCACGACGAGCCGCCGTTCGCCGAGGCGGCGCGGCAGCCGCTCCTCCCGCTGCGCCTGTCCCGGATGGGGCCGAGCGTGGCGTGGCACGACCTGGACGGCGACGGGGACCCCGACCTGCTCCTGGGCTCGGGCGCCGGCGCGGCGCCGGTGCTGTTCCGGAACGACGGCGGGCGGTTGGTCCGCGTGACGCTGGCCGGGCCGCGGGCGCCCGTCGACCAGGCCGCGGTGATTCCGCTCCCGGTGGCGGACACGGCCCGGGTGCTGCTCGGGCTGTCCAGCTACGAGGCGCCGCCGGCCGAGGCGACGCAGGTGCCCGCCGTGGTGTCCGCCGCGTGGCCCGCGGGCGCCATGGCGGGTGTGGCGGTGACCCCGCTCAACCGCGGCGTCGCGCCGGGGTCATCGGGGTCGGTGGGCCCGCTGGCCGTCGCCGACTACGACCTCGACGGACGCCTCGATCTCTTCGCGGGCGCGCGGGTCATGCCGGGCGGCTACCCACTTTCCGGCCTCTCCCGCGTCTTCCGGGGCCGTCCGGGAGGTGGCTTCGAGGAAGACCGTCGGGATGCGGCCGTATTCGAGCGCCTCGGCATGGTGACCGGCGCCGTGTTCACGGACTACGACGCGGACGGCGACCCGGACCTCGCCGTCTCCGTGGAGTGGGGCCCCGTCCGGCTGCTCAGGAACGACCGGGGGCGGTTCACCGAGGTCACGGAAGACGTGGGGCTCGGCGAGCGCCCCGGGCGCTGGAACGGCGTGTCCGCGGGCGATTTCGACGGCGACGGGCGTCCGGACCTGGTGGCGGTCTCCTGGGGGGACAACACCGAGTACCGCCCGACGGCCGGGGCCCCGCTCGAACTCCATTTCGGCGACGTGGACCGCAACGGCACCCTCGATCTCGTGGAGGCGCAGCGGGACGAACGGCTCGGCGCGTCCGCGCCGCTGGGCGCGCTGGGCCGGCTCGCCGAACACATCCCGCCGGTGGGCGGGCGCATACCGACGCGCGCGGCCTACGCCGAGGCGGACGTGAGCGAGGTGCTCGGCGCGTGGCCGGAAGGTCGGCTGGAGGCGGCGGAACTGCGGCACATGGTGTTCCTGAACCGGGGCGACCGCTTCGAAGCGGCGCCGCTGCCGCGCGAGGCGCAGCAGGCCCCTTCGCTCGGCGTCCTGGTGGCGGACGCCAACGGAGACGGTCGCGAGGACCTGTTCCTGTCCCAGAACTTCTTCGCCACGGACGAGGACACACCGCGCTACGACGCGGGGCGGGGGCTGTGGCTAGAGGGCGATGGGCGCGGCGGGTTCCGCCCGGTCCCGGGGCAGGAGTCGGGGGTCGCCGCCTACGGAGACCAGCGCGGCGCCGCGGTCGCGGACATCGACGGCGACGGCCGCCTCGACTTCGTGCTGGGGATCAACGGCGGCGCGGCGCGGCTGTTCCGCGGAGTCGGAACCTCGCCCGGCCTGCGGGTCCGCGTCGCCGGGCCGGCGGAGAACCGCCACGGAATCGGAGCCGTCCTGCGCGTCGTATACGCCGACGGCCTCGGCCCCGCGCGCGAAGTGAGGGCCGGGTCCGGGACCGGCTCCCACGACGACCCGCTGCAGATCCTCGGCCTCTCGGGCGACCCCGTGGCGATCGAGGTCCGGTGGCCCGGAGGCGCCGTCGAGCGCATCGAGGTCCCCCCGGGCACCCGGGCAGTGACAGCCGGCCCGCCGTAA
- a CDS encoding aminotransferase class I/II-fold pyridoxal phosphate-dependent enzyme, with amino-acid sequence MLRNHGLNRRAFLKSTGATAVLGAVGARSALASEVAAADVARAGLGAVPEEFDFDEVYDRRGTDCVKWDRAIEQFGPELEVGMGIADMDFRAAPCITKAIAERAAHENWGYQHRDSSFTDAVVAWNQRRYDLDIDPSTIVWTSGVHPGIIAGLHTFAPPGSRVLMTTPTYNGFYSDLRFARNVAEDSEMKVVDGVYEIDWDDFERRVQRVHAFILCNPQNPTGNCWSAEDMTRMGEICLEHGVPVLSDEIHCDFVTKGQKYTPFASLDPKVVDNSVTFKSNSKTFSLAANKVAWYFSTNPAFMTRLRQYTRADLSTIGMVAARAANDEGDEWLDQLLVYLDGNHDLAETYIRDNVPGVTYTKAQGTFLAWLDMGDLMDRIDAQGKADYENRTAAQPVSPESVLQRWLAENARIYLNNGPSYGTGGERHMRMNIATSRTLVKRALDNLSSAVAEL; translated from the coding sequence ATGCTGCGGAATCACGGTCTGAACCGTCGGGCGTTTCTCAAGAGCACAGGAGCCACCGCCGTTCTGGGCGCCGTCGGCGCGCGTTCGGCGCTCGCGAGCGAGGTGGCGGCGGCCGATGTCGCCCGTGCCGGGCTCGGCGCCGTCCCCGAGGAGTTCGACTTCGACGAGGTCTACGACCGGCGCGGGACCGACTGCGTCAAGTGGGACCGCGCGATCGAGCAGTTCGGCCCGGAGCTCGAGGTCGGCATGGGCATCGCCGACATGGACTTCCGCGCCGCGCCCTGCATCACCAAGGCGATCGCCGAGCGCGCCGCGCATGAGAACTGGGGCTACCAGCACCGCGACAGTTCGTTCACCGACGCGGTCGTGGCCTGGAACCAGCGCCGTTACGATCTGGACATCGACCCATCGACGATCGTCTGGACCAGCGGCGTCCACCCCGGAATCATCGCGGGACTGCACACCTTCGCCCCTCCCGGCAGCCGGGTCCTCATGACGACGCCGACCTACAACGGCTTCTACTCGGACCTGCGCTTCGCGCGGAACGTCGCCGAGGACAGCGAGATGAAGGTCGTCGACGGCGTCTACGAGATAGACTGGGACGACTTCGAGCGCCGCGTGCAGCGGGTTCACGCCTTCATCCTCTGCAACCCGCAGAACCCGACCGGAAACTGCTGGTCGGCGGAAGACATGACGCGCATGGGCGAGATCTGTCTCGAGCACGGCGTGCCGGTGCTCTCCGACGAGATCCACTGCGATTTCGTGACGAAGGGACAGAAGTACACGCCGTTCGCCAGCCTCGATCCGAAGGTCGTCGACAACAGCGTCACCTTCAAATCCAACAGCAAGACGTTCAGCCTCGCCGCCAACAAGGTCGCCTGGTACTTCTCGACCAACCCCGCCTTCATGACCCGCCTGCGCCAGTACACGCGGGCCGACCTGAGCACGATCGGCATGGTCGCCGCCCGCGCCGCCAACGACGAAGGGGACGAATGGCTCGACCAGCTTCTCGTCTACCTCGACGGCAACCACGACCTCGCCGAGACCTACATCCGCGACAACGTGCCCGGCGTGACGTACACGAAGGCGCAGGGCACCTTCCTCGCCTGGCTCGACATGGGCGACCTGATGGACAGGATCGACGCGCAGGGGAAGGCGGACTACGAGAACCGGACCGCGGCGCAGCCGGTGTCGCCGGAGAGCGTCCTGCAGCGCTGGCTGGCCGAGAACGCGCGCATCTATCTCAACAACGGGCCCAGCTACGGGACCGGCGGCGAGAGGCACATGCGGATGAACATCGCGACCTCGCGCACGCTCGTGAAGCGCGCCCTCGACAACCTGTCCAGCGCCGTCGCCGAGCTCTAG
- a CDS encoding DNA polymerase Y family protein — MDAGRGSRMALCLWWPGFELELERVRTPSLADQPLALPTLGDRRRIEMGCALAASFGVEPGMIVSQAVALCPSLILCEPDPDVHDAARDRVLEVLHRWSPVVERSTERGRMFVGVDGLERLYGPPRRQVARLRARLEALSPWLASSARIGCAPGKFAAWVAARSAGSAGSGRPGAAVCVAPADLAAFLALQPVDVLPVSPRTVERLKRLGVRRLGQLVRMPEPALVSQFGADGRRALAWARGTRIDRVRPEAPARPIRVALDFPSPIGQLELLHAALDRLIGRALEHPRRRGKSVRGLRVSASLEDGGSWSIRAIAREPTSEPERLGAFLRSRIALDRPRRAVETLRLELFRFGPASAQAGLFDPREGASRALGSLETKDGELLPALRRAARLLRLRLGGAALFRVLELEPNSRIPERRHALMELA, encoded by the coding sequence ATGGATGCAGGTCGCGGGAGCCGGATGGCGCTCTGCCTCTGGTGGCCGGGGTTCGAGCTGGAACTGGAGCGGGTCCGGACGCCGTCGCTCGCGGACCAACCGCTCGCGCTGCCGACACTGGGGGACCGCCGCCGCATCGAGATGGGGTGCGCGCTCGCGGCCTCGTTCGGCGTCGAGCCGGGCATGATCGTCTCGCAGGCGGTCGCGCTCTGTCCCTCGCTCATCCTCTGCGAGCCGGATCCGGATGTTCACGACGCGGCGCGCGACCGGGTGCTGGAAGTCCTCCACCGGTGGAGTCCGGTCGTCGAGCGGTCGACCGAACGGGGTCGGATGTTCGTGGGGGTCGACGGGCTCGAACGCCTGTACGGCCCGCCCCGGCGGCAGGTCGCGAGACTTCGGGCGAGGCTCGAGGCGCTGTCGCCGTGGCTCGCGTCGAGCGCGCGGATCGGCTGCGCGCCGGGAAAGTTCGCGGCCTGGGTAGCGGCGCGGTCCGCGGGGTCGGCGGGCTCCGGTCGGCCGGGCGCGGCCGTCTGCGTGGCGCCGGCCGACCTCGCCGCGTTCCTGGCGCTGCAGCCGGTCGATGTGCTGCCGGTGTCGCCACGCACGGTGGAACGGCTGAAGCGGCTCGGGGTCCGCCGGCTCGGGCAGCTCGTGCGCATGCCCGAGCCGGCGCTCGTGTCGCAGTTCGGGGCCGATGGGCGCCGGGCGCTCGCCTGGGCGCGAGGGACGCGCATCGACCGTGTGCGGCCGGAGGCGCCGGCCCGGCCGATTCGCGTCGCGCTCGACTTTCCGAGCCCGATCGGACAGCTCGAACTGTTGCACGCCGCGCTCGACCGGCTCATCGGTCGCGCGCTCGAGCATCCGCGGCGGCGCGGCAAGAGCGTCCGCGGCCTCAGGGTGTCGGCGAGCCTCGAGGACGGCGGCTCCTGGTCCATTCGCGCGATTGCCCGGGAACCCACGAGCGAGCCCGAACGGCTCGGGGCGTTCCTCCGCTCGCGGATCGCGCTCGACCGGCCCCGGCGCGCGGTCGAGACGCTGCGGCTCGAACTCTTCCGCTTCGGTCCGGCGAGCGCGCAGGCCGGGCTCTTCGACCCGAGGGAAGGCGCGTCCCGCGCCCTCGGCTCGCTGGAGACGAAGGATGGCGAACTCCTGCCCGCGCTCCGCCGCGCGGCGCGCCTGCTGCGGTTGCGGCTGGGAGGCGCCGCGCTGTTCCGGGTGCTCGAACTCGAGCCGAACTCCCGGATCCCCGAGCGTCGTCACGCGCTCATGGAACTCGCGTAG